One window from the genome of Pirellulales bacterium encodes:
- a CDS encoding RNA polymerase sigma factor translates to MTKAQSPNQAEGRVPQVAVDWQAALAEHDRWLRMVVRARVGDWQAVDEVLQEVSLAAVAQKAPLADATKVAPWLYRLAVRQVLLYRRKHGRRRNLVDRFARETQPTEVDRRTVDPLQWLMADERGRQVREALATMVSRDAEILLLKYAEDWSYHDIASHLGISHSAVEARLHRARLRLREALTAVNVIEV, encoded by the coding sequence ATGACAAAGGCACAATCCCCCAACCAAGCCGAAGGGCGGGTGCCGCAGGTTGCGGTCGACTGGCAGGCGGCGCTTGCCGAGCACGACCGTTGGCTGCGGATGGTGGTCCGCGCGCGGGTGGGAGATTGGCAGGCGGTCGACGAGGTGCTGCAAGAGGTGTCGTTGGCCGCGGTGGCGCAGAAGGCGCCGCTTGCGGACGCCACGAAAGTCGCACCCTGGCTGTACCGTCTGGCCGTGCGGCAGGTGTTGCTCTACCGGCGCAAGCACGGCCGGCGGCGCAACCTGGTCGACCGTTTTGCACGCGAGACGCAGCCGACGGAGGTCGATCGACGCACGGTCGATCCCTTGCAATGGCTGATGGCCGATGAGCGAGGAAGACAAGTGCGCGAAGCGCTGGCGACGATGGTGTCGCGCGACGCGGAAATTCTGTTACTCAAGTATGCCGAAGATTGGAGCTACCACGATATCGCCAGCCACTTGGGTATCAGTCATAGCGCGGTCGAAGCGCGGCTGCACCGCGCCCGGCTACGTCTGCGCGAAGCGCTGACGGCGGTAAACGTGATCGAGGTATAA
- the bioF gene encoding 8-amino-7-oxononanoate synthase, with amino-acid sequence MAERRNSLDWIEDELTILASQDLLRRQFTHQGPAGAALEVNGRPCLNFGSNDYLGLAADPRVTAAAQACIDREGWGSAASPLLAGRGTAHAQLEADLAAFEEAEAAIVFSSGFAANLATVTTLVSRGDVILADETNHASLIDGCRLSRAEIAVYPHNDWRQLEAMLAASRDARRRLIVTDSLFSMNGDLAPLVEISDLAARHQAMLMVDEAHATGVFGAAGRGVTEYFGVSDRIDVRVGTLSKALGGVGGFVCGPMSLINWLINRARPYIFSTAPPAAACAAASAALAIVREEPSRRQQLLARADRLRSALAKQGWDVDRSASQIIPLVVGEPQRALELSSELAKRGFYVPAIRPPSVVPGQARLRIGLSAAHDEAAIARLQAALAELSAHTPAAVR; translated from the coding sequence ATGGCCGAAAGACGCAACTCACTCGATTGGATCGAAGACGAACTAACGATACTCGCCTCGCAGGATCTGCTGCGGCGGCAGTTCACGCATCAGGGACCTGCAGGCGCCGCGCTCGAAGTAAATGGTCGGCCGTGCTTGAACTTCGGCTCGAATGACTATCTCGGACTGGCCGCCGATCCGCGCGTGACGGCCGCCGCGCAAGCCTGTATCGACCGTGAAGGGTGGGGTAGCGCCGCGAGTCCGCTGTTGGCCGGACGGGGCACGGCTCACGCGCAGCTCGAGGCCGATCTTGCCGCGTTCGAAGAGGCGGAAGCCGCGATCGTCTTCTCCTCAGGCTTCGCCGCCAACCTGGCGACGGTTACGACGCTGGTCTCGCGCGGGGATGTCATCCTGGCGGACGAAACAAACCATGCCAGCCTGATCGACGGCTGCCGGCTGTCGCGGGCCGAGATCGCCGTTTATCCGCATAACGACTGGCGGCAATTGGAAGCGATGCTGGCCGCCTCGCGCGATGCGCGGCGCCGGCTGATCGTGACTGACTCGTTGTTTAGTATGAACGGTGATCTCGCTCCCTTGGTCGAGATTTCGGATCTGGCCGCGCGGCATCAGGCGATGCTGATGGTGGACGAAGCGCATGCCACGGGCGTATTCGGCGCCGCAGGGCGCGGTGTGACCGAGTATTTCGGTGTCAGCGACCGCATCGACGTGCGGGTCGGCACGCTCAGCAAGGCGCTCGGCGGCGTCGGCGGTTTCGTCTGCGGGCCAATGAGTCTGATTAATTGGCTTATCAACCGCGCGCGACCGTATATCTTTTCCACCGCCCCGCCGGCAGCCGCGTGTGCGGCGGCCTCGGCGGCGCTAGCGATCGTGCGAGAAGAACCAAGCCGTCGCCAGCAATTGCTCGCACGCGCCGACCGGTTGCGCAGCGCACTAGCGAAGCAGGGCTGGGACGTCGATCGATCGGCCAGTCAGATCATTCCGCTGGTCGTGGGAGAGCCGCAACGGGCGCTGGAACTATCGAGCGAACTAGCTAAACGCGGCTTCTATGTTCCCGCGATTCGTCCCCCCAGCGTCGTCCCGGGCCAGGCGCGACTGCGGATCGGCCTATCCGCAGCTCATGACGAAGCGGCGATCGCTAGGCTGCAAGCGGCGCTCGCCGAGCTATCGGCGCATACTCCTGCCGCCGTGCGGTAG
- a CDS encoding EVE domain-containing protein → MAKSARYWLFKSEPESFSIQNLAAAPKQTTFWDGVRNYQARNSLRDDIKPGDHVLFYHSAADPPAVVGTASVVREGYPDHTAWQKTNHHFDPKSTAEKPIWYMVDIQLEEIFPTALPLDFLRGQKALAKMELLKRGSRLSIQPVTKPEFDTIVKLAHSRQGGK, encoded by the coding sequence ATGGCAAAATCCGCCCGCTACTGGCTCTTCAAATCCGAGCCCGAAAGCTTTTCGATCCAAAATTTGGCTGCCGCGCCGAAACAGACGACGTTTTGGGACGGTGTGCGCAACTATCAAGCGCGCAATTCTCTACGCGACGACATCAAGCCAGGCGATCATGTGTTGTTTTATCATTCAGCCGCCGACCCGCCGGCAGTTGTGGGGACGGCCAGCGTCGTACGCGAAGGCTATCCCGACCATACGGCCTGGCAAAAAACGAATCATCACTTCGATCCCAAGTCGACGGCTGAAAAACCCATTTGGTACATGGTCGACATCCAACTGGAAGAGATATTTCCGACGGCACTGCCTCTCGATTTTCTACGTGGGCAAAAGGCGCTCGCGAAAATGGAGCTGTTGAAACGGGGATCGCGACTGTCGATCCAGCCGGTGACGAAACCGGAATTCGACACGATTGTGAAGCTGGCTCATTCGCGCCAGGGCGGAAAGTAA